The genomic window GATGATGGCTTTAAACAGGCGTTTATTGCGGCTTCCACACAAGAAGAAATTGTTGGTTTGATCGATTCTAGGTTAGAAGGGACGTTGAAAAGATGAGAAAAGTATCTGCGGAAAAATATCAGGCATTGGTAAAGATGAGTAATCCAGAAGGCATCATTGGGGCTTTAGCGATTGATCAAAGAGGTGCGTTGAAAAAAATGATAGCAACACACAAAGAGAAGGTGGAAGTCGAGGATTTGATACTTTTCAAAGAAAGTGTATCTGAAGAGTTGACCCCTTTCGCTTCATCCATTCTTTTAGATCCAGAATATGGGTTGCCTGCTGCCGAAAAACGTGCCGAGACAGCTGGTTTGTTATTGGCTTATGAGAAAACCGGATATGATACAACGATACCTGGACGTTTGCCGGATACCTTAGCATTTTGGTCAGTCAAAAGATTAAAAGAAGCGGGAGCAGACGGATGCAAATTCCTGCTTTACTATGACGTTGACGAAAGTAAGGAGATCAATGAACGTAAACAAGCATACGTGGAAAGAATTGGTTCGGAATGTCTAGCGGAAGATCTGCCCTTCTTTTTAGAATTATTGTCCTACGATGCAACGATCGCTGATACTACCTCAAAGGAATATGCGAAAATAAAACCGAAAAAGGTCATTGAAATGATGAAGGTTTTCTCTGATCCTAGGTTCAATGTAGATGTCTTAAAAGTAGAAGTACCGGTCAATATGAATGTTGTCGAAGGGTTTGGGGAAGAAATCATGTATTCCAAGCAAGAAGCAACCGCTTTGTTCCAAGAGCAAAGTCAAGCAACTGACTTACCGTTTATTTTTCTGAGTGCAGGTGTCAGTGCGGAACAATTTCAAGAGACGTTGCGTTTTGCTAAAAATGCAGGTTCTTCTTTCAATGGTGTTTTATGCGGACGGGCGACGTGGGCAGGTGGCGTGATACCTTTTGCAGAACAAGGGACACAAGCGGCAAAAAAATGGTTAGCTGAACAAGGAAGAAGTAACATCGAAGAGTTAAATGAAGTCTTGATGCAGACAGCTTCTTCTTGGCAAGAAAAGCTTGTTCGCTAGTCTATTAGCATCTTTAAAATAACGAAAAAGAAACGCTTCAAGTGCTTATCGGTGCGAAATGGAGTGTTTCTTTTTTTATGTTATTTTTTATTGGAATTTTGCTAATTATAAGAAAAAGAGGAGTTGGTTATACTCGTTATTTTATAAAAAATGAGGTGAATAAACTTTTTTATTATAAGGATTTTATTTATTTTTTCTATTATTATGATGTTTTTTTATTTTAACTGGTATTTTCGAGGTATTTAAACGTGATTTATATATTTTCATTGGAAACGTTGTTATATAGATGTTTTACGATGTTTTTCGTGTTGACGTACGGTTATTTTTGCCTTACGATTGTCTTGTGGTTATAACCAGTTTGGAAGGGGTATAAAAATGGAAAACTCTAGTAAGGGTAAGCCGTTATATTATCAACTAGTTGATGCACTAAAAAAACATATCGAGGCAGAAATGATCCCTCATGATAAATTGTTGTCTGAGCGGGAATTATGTCTGTACTATGGGGTGAGTCGGACGACGGTTCGGCTAGCGTTGCAGGAGTTAGAAACACTTGGTTACATTTATAAGAAACATGGAAAAGGAACATTTGTCAGTGACTTATCGAATCAAGCCGGCAGTTTGGCGGGGGCTTACAGTTTCACAGAAGAGATGCAAGCATTGGGACGTACACCGAAAACGAGTATTTTAGCATTTGAAAAACTAGCAGCGACCAAGCAGTTGGCTGAATGTTTGAATGTCAATTTAGGCGAAGCGATCTTCAAGATCAAGCGGCTACGTTTAGCAGACGATGTGCCTTTAATGGTGGAGCGATCCTATTTACCAGCAAAACTGTTTCTTGGTCTTGATTTATCATTATTGGAAAGTAAGCCTTTGTATGATGTCTTTCTGGAAGATTTTGATCAACATGTCCAAGTGGCAGAAGAAGAATTTTACGCAAGTATTGTGTATGCAAAAGATGCGGAATTGCTGCACATCTGTGATGGTGCGCCAATCTTACATTTGAAACGGACGACGTTCAATATCAAAAACGAAATCATTGAATACACAGATAGTATCGCAAGAGCAGACCAATTCCATTATAAGATCCGTCATGTTCGGAGTAATCTAGGGGGTAAATGAAAAATGTTTGAACTGTCAAAGGATGAATTAGAAAAAATAGGTGCAAGGATCACTACAGAAGAAATCAAGCAGCAGCCCGATCTTTGGGAAGAGGTTGTAGAAATCTTGGGAGAAAAGCAAAATGAACTCTCCCAGTTCTTTGATGCACTTGACAAAAGAGCTAACGGTAAGCAAATCCAAGTCATTTTTACCGGTGCGGGTTCTTCTCAATATGTCGGCGATACGATCGTTCCTTACTTAAATGAACATGGGGATACGGAACGTTTTGCCTTTCACAGTTTTGGTACGACAGATATCGTGGCTTCTCCAAAAGAGTATTTGTTTCCTGATCAACCTACATTACTCGTTTCTTTTGCGAGAAGTGGCAACAGTCCTGAAAGTTTAGCGGCGGTCAATATTGCGGATCAAGTGGTAAACACACTTTTTCATTTGACCATTACCTGTGCAAAAGACGGCGAGCTAGCAAAAATCGGACATGGGCAATCGCAACACTTCTTGTTGTTGATGCCAGAAAAGTCAAATGATGCCGGCTTTGCCATGACAGGTAGCTTTACTTGTATGTTATTGAGCGCACTTTGGCTTTTTGATACGACGAATACAGGTAAGAAACAAGAATATCTCCACACATTGAGCCGTATTGGTAGAGCTGTGATTGAAAGAGAGCAAGAATTAGCAGGGTTCTTAACGATTCCTTTTGATCGAGTGGCGTATCTAGGTTCTGGAAGTTTAGCGCAAGCAACAAGAGAAGCACAGCTGAAAATCTTGGAGTTGACTGCCGGAAAAATCGCGACGATCTTTGATTCTTCGATGGGCTTTCGTCACGGACCAAAATCCTTTGTCAATGATCAAACATTAGTGATCGGGTTTGTGACGAACCAAGAGTATACACGCAACTATGATATAGATATTTTAGAAGAAATCCATGAGAACGGTATTGCTGCCAATGTTTTAGCAATCGCTCAATCAACAAACAGAGATTTTTCTGGGACAAACTTTTTCTTAGAACCTGAAGCGTTAGAATTACCTGATGCGTATTTATCTGTAGTCATGATTTTAACCGCACAAATCATTGCTTTGCAAATGTCGATCAAAGTTGGTAATACACCTGACACGCCTTCACCGACAGGAACCGTGAACCGAGTAGTCAAAGGCGTGACGATCCATGAATATCCCGATGCGGAATAAAGGAGGAAACAAAAAAAGATGACACCAAACAAGAAAAAAGCGATGGAGCAATTGGCAACGAGAGACGGCATCATCAGTGCATTAGCAATCGATCAGCGAGGCGCATTGAAAAAAATGCTGTCGGCCTTAGGGCAAACGCCGACAGAGGAACAATTGATCGAATTCAAAGCGTTGGTTTCTAGTGAGTTGACGCCTTATGCTTCAGCTATTTTGTTAGATCCAGAATATGGATTACCCGCTGCCAAAGTTCGAGATCAAGAAGCTGGTTTGCTTTTAGCCTACGAAAAAACAGGTTATGATGTCTCCACGCCTGGACGTTTACCAGACCTGTTAAGTGATTGGTCTTCCTTGAGATTGAAAGAAGAACAGGCGGATGCAGTCAAATTTTTACTTTATTATGATGTGGATGAAGATCCTAAAATCAATCATTTGAAACATATCTTTATTGAGCGACTGGGAAGCGAGTGTGCAGGAGAAGATCGCCCATTTTATTTAGAACTACTTTCTTATGATGCTGGAATAAATGATAACGCTTCACCAGAGTATGCAAAGATCAAACCGCATAAAGTGATCGAAATGATGAAAGAATTTTCAAAACCTAGATACCAAGTAGATGTTTTGAAAGTTGAAGTACCAGTTAATATGAACTTTGTGGAAGGCTTTGGCGAAAAGGAAATCGTTTATAGTAAAAAAGAAGCAGCTGACTTTTTTAAGGCACAAAGTGAGACGACCCATTTACCATTTATTTTCCTAAGTGCCGGTGTGTCGGCTGAATTATTCCAACAAACACTGATCTTTGCGCATGAGTCAGGTTCCAGCTTCAATGGTGTCTTGTGTGGGCGAGCGACTTGGAAAGACGGCGTCAAAGCGTATGTAGAGTCTGGAAAAGAAGGGGCTATCCAATGGCTGCGGACACAAGGTAGACAGAATATTGAAGCCTTGAATCAAGTGATCAATCAGACAGCAACCCCTTGGTATCAAAAATCAGGCAAAGAATGAAAGCGTTACCTTTGTTTTTGGGGATAGGAAATTTATTTGTAAAGGAGAAGGAACAATGGCAATTATTGGTGTAAGAATCGATGGGCGTTTGATCCATGGACAAGTCGCGAATCTTTGGGTAACGAAGTTGTCGATTACTCGAATATTAGTGGCGGATGATGAGGTCGCAATGAATGCAGTAGAAAAAAGCGGATTGAAATTAGCAACGCCAGCAGGAGTTAAGTTGAGTGTTTTGCCAATTGAAAAAGCAGCAGAAAATATCTTGGCAGGGAAGTACGATTCCCAACGTTTACTGATCGTTGCGAAAAAACCTGATCGATTATTGAAACTTGTTGAATTAGGTGTACCGATCAAGGAAATCAATGTGGGGAATATGTCTCAAACCAATGAAACAAGATCAATCACAAAATCGATCAATGTGGTCGAAAAAGATATTGAAGATTTTAAACAGTTACATGCACGTGGGGTCCATTTGACCGCACAAATGGTGCCAAGTGATAAGGCAGAAGACTTCATGAGTCTTTTGAATAAATAAGGAGGGATTAGTAAATGTCCATTCAATGGTGGCAGATCTTATTATTGTCTTTATACGCAGGTTATCAAATTTTAGATGAACTACAAATCTATTCCTCGATGAGTGCCCCTGTTTTTGCCGGATTGTTCGCCGGTTTAGTCATGGGTGATCTGCAAGCTGGCTTGATCATCGGAGGAAGTATGCAACTGACCGTCTTAGGTGTTGGTACATTTGGTGGGGCTTCAAGAATCGATGCGAATTCAGGAACGATACTGGCAACTGCTTTTTCTATATCATTAGGAATGAATCCAGAACAGGCAATTGCAGCAATTGCCGTTCCTGTCGCTAGTTTAATGATCCAGCTAGATATTTTAGCCCGCTTTGCGAATACGTACTTCGCTCATCGTATCGATCAACATGTAGAAACAATGAATTATAAAGCAATTGAACGCAATTATTTATTAGGTGCTCTTCCATGGTCATTATCACGTATGATCCCTGTCTTTCTAGCTTTAGCATTTGGTGGCGGACTCGTTGAAAACGTCGTTGCTGTGCTAAACGGCGATTTGAAATGGTTAGGGGATGGCTTATCTGTCGCAGGAGCCGTTTTACCAGCAGTCGGTTTTGCTATTTTACTACGTTATTTACCAGTCAAGAAACATTTTCCTTATCTGATTTTAGGTTTTACGATCACTGCCTTGTTAGCTACATTGTTCTCAAATGTCCAGTTACTTGGAACGAGTGTCGCAAGTGTTGTCAAAGATTTGCCAGCAGCCTTCAACTCACTACCGATGTTGGCAGTGGCAATGATTGGCTTCTCGTTGGCAGCGATCAGTTATAAAAATAATCAACGAACAGAGAATCAGCAAGTAGCAACTCCACATTCAACCTCTGAGGAAGGAGAAATCGAAGATGACGAAATCTAATTACAAGTTAACGAAAGAAGATTTTACACAAATCAATCGGCGAAGTCTATTGACCTTCCAATTAGGCTGGAATTATGAACGGATGCAAGGTTCAGGGTATCTTTACACGATTTTGCCGCAACTGCGAAAAATTTATGGAGATGATACACCCGAATTAAAAGAAATCATGAAGACACATACACAGTTTTTCAATACTTCAAACTTTTTCAATACGATCATTACAGGAATCGATTTAGCGATCGAAGAAAAAGAAGGCATCGCCTCAAAAGAAACTGTTTCTGGGATGAAAGCTGGATTGATGGGGCCTTTCGCCGCCATTGGTGATTCCATTTTCGCCGCATTGATCCCAACTATTTTTGGGGCATTAGCAGCTAACATGGCGATCAATGGTAACCCCGCAGGTATTTTTATTTGGATCGCCGCACAAATCGCGGTCATGATCTTTCGTTGGAAACAATTGCAGTTTGCTTATAAGGAAGGTATTTCTTTAGTCACGACGATGCAATCACGGTTGACCGCTTTAACAGATGCCGCAACCTTACTGGGGGTATTTATGGTTGGCGCATTGGTTGCTACGATGGTGAATGTGAAATTTTCCTGGGCGCCAAGTATCGGTGATGTAACGATGAATATGCAAAATAATATCGATATGATCCTCCCTAAATTATTACCAGCAGCCATCGTTGGCGGGGTGTATTGGTTATTAGGTAAAAAGAATATGACATCCACAAGAGCGATTTTTATCGTCTTGATCATCTGCGTGGTCTTATCTGCGCTAGGTGTGATCTCAAAATAGGAGAGTGTTGTAAATGAGCAAAGAGTTAGTTCTTGTCAGTCATGGACAACTTTGCGAAGGACTAAAGGCAAGTACTGAAATGATCATGGGACCGCAAGCTCATATCCACACGGTTCCTTTATTACCAGAAGAAGGAACAGAGGACTTCAAAGAAAAATTTCTTTCGGCCGTTTCTTCGTTGGAAGACTATGTGGTCTTTTGTGACTTGATGGGCGGGACGCCAGCAAACAGCATTGCCCAATTGATCATGGAAGGAGAATCGATCGAACTGTATGCAGGAATGAATATGCCGATGGTCATCGAGTTTATCAATAGTCAAATGGTTGGCACACAGCCTGAATATGTTCGTTCTGGTGCAGAGAATATTTTGAATGTGAACCAAGTGATTGCTGTATTAGCAGAAGAGGATGAATAAAATCTGTGTTTGACAACGGTTACAAAAAATAGTATCGTTTAGATAGGATAGTGATTATTCAGTTAAGCTAGACCTGATCAACGGCCTTTTTAGGTGGTTGATTAGGTCTTTTTTTATACCCAACAGTAGAATAACTGCGGTAAGGCTATCGATCAAATTGAAAAGGAGCAATGACTGATGAGTTTTCCAAAGAATTTTTTATGGGGTGGCGCGACAGCGGCGAATCAATGTGAAGGGGCATGGGATGTAGATGGGAAAGGAGATTCGATCAGCGATCATAATCGTGCTGGCAATCGTACGATGGGAAAACGACGCACATTTGATTTAGTGATCGATGAGACCAACCATTACTACCCGAGTCATACCGCCATCGATTTTTATCATCGCTACAAAGAAGATATCGCATTGTTTGCTGAAATGGGGTTTAAAGCCTATCGCTTATCGATCGCGTGGACACGGATTTTTCCAAACGGGGACGAAGAACAACCAAATGAAGAAGGCTTGAAATTCTATGATGAGATCTTCGATGAGCTACATAAATATGGAATTGAACCGATCGTAACGATCTCGCATTTTGAATTGCCGTTTCATTTGGGGAAAACGTATGATGGCTTTTTAGATAAACGGACAATCGAATTTTATGAACGCTATGCAACAACCCTTTTTGAACGATACAAAAATAAAGTGAAATATTGGTTGACCTTCAATGAAATCAATTTCGGTGTCTTAGAGCATGGAAAACAAATCAACGGGCTGTTCAATCGCACATATACCGAAACAGAAAAGTATCAAGCTTTGCATAACGTCTTTCTTGCTTCTGCTCGCGCGGTGATTGCTGGTCATAAAATCAATCCTGATTTTCAGATTGGCTGTATGTTGGCGTATATCACGATGTATCCCAAAACATGTCATCCATTAGATGTTTTAAAGACGCAACAAATGAATGATCGTTTAAATTATTTTTGTGGAGATGTCCAAGTCAAAGGTGCGTATCCTTATTACATGAAACGCTACTTTGAAAAAGAAAACATCGACGTGGTGATTACGGAAGAGGACTTAGCCCTTTTGAAGGAAGGCGTAGTCGATTACTATACATTTAGTTATTACATGAGTACTTGTATTGCAGATGATCTAAATGATCGATCGGATAAAAGTGGCGGCAATTTATTTGGGGGTGTCGCTAACGAGTATCTTGAAACGAGCGAGTGGGGCTGGCAAGTAGATGCTGTAGGGCTACGGTATACATTGAATCAAATTTATTCTCGCTATGAGATCCCAGTGATGGTAGTAGAAAATGGACTTGGGGCTGTCGACAACATCGAACCAGACGGCTCGATCCATGACGATTACCGAATCGACTATCTCGCCCAACATATCCATGAAATGGGGAAAGCAATCGATGATGGCGTGGATTTGATCGGCTATACTTCTTGGGGCTGTATTGACTTGATCAGTGCAGGAACTGGAGAAATGAGTAAACGGTATGGCTTTATCTATGTTGATCGAGATGACGAAGGCAACGGCACATTAGCCCGCTCCCCTAAAAAGTCATTTTACTGGTATCAAAAAGTGATCGCAACAAATGGTGAAAGTGTAGAAATGAAATAATACGATCGAAAATAGTCCACATACGATTAGACAATCAACCGTATGTGGGCTATTTAGTGACTGATCTTTCAGATTATGAGTCCAAACCCGACGATTATGATTGGTTTTAGCTACCAGAAGTAAACTCATGTTATAGTAAAAAAAGTTGTTTCTGATGTACATTCGGTTTTGGAGAGAAGAAGCAATGGATTAGCACGCTCCTTTAACCAAAATAAGTAAAAAATATCCTAAGAATAAGAGAAAAGGTGTTATTGTTAGGTGATAACCGCTAGGATAGAAGGAGAGAAATAGTGAGAAAAATCAAAAATATCCAAATCATTCGATTCATCAAAATCATCCAATTCGGTCTTTATTTTATGTCATTGTTCTTATTTGCAAAATCCAGACATAAAGTGGCACTATTGCCTCTATCAGGGGGGATATTATTAGAAGTACAACTCCCTAGAAAGTACGGTTGGGGATTTGTGAAAAATAAGAAAAGTGTCTTTCTTTCTTCGAAAAAAACATGGCTCGAACCCATGATTGCTTTGGTTGTTTTAGTATTTTTGGTCGGTTTCGCATGCTATTTCTTGTAAAAATTCGAACAAAATCAAGGAGAAGCAGAAACGATGGATCATATTTTTGTGAAAAGCGAATTTGCCCCCCTAAAACGAGTGGTTTTGGCGCAGTCAGAATTTGGCTTTCCAACGAAAGAATTAACTGGAGTCGATTTTTTGACAGAAGAAAACCAAGCGTTATTTAGTGGGCCTGAAGTAATGGGGAAGGACTTTAATGAAGTTTTCCCAGAACAACAAAAAGCTTGGGAAGCTGAACGAAAAAATCTACAAAAAGTATTAGAAAAGTATGAGGTAGAAGTTCTGATTCCAAGAAAGTTGACCACTATTGAAAAAGAACTAGGAAATGAATATGGTTACAGTAACTTTTTCACTCGAGATCCCTTTTTTACGATCGGTGATCTATTGATTGAAGGCTCTTTGAAATTAGCGCATCGCAGAAACGAGATCCTACCAATACGTGAGATTCTCGTGAATGAATCGAATGTAAACGAGTGCTTGTATTTTTCGATCCCTAAGCCAGATATTTCGCAAGGTATCGATTCTGAGCAAGGCCCTTTCTTAGAAGGTGGGGATGTCTTGGTGCTAGGAAAAACGATTTTTGCGGGCAACTCAGGTCTAGCTTCTAATACGCGTGGTATTCAATGGTTAAGAAATTTGGTCAAACGGTTTGACTATGAAGTGATCGAGGTACCGCTTCATCCGACGATCTTACACCTAGACTGCGCCTTGAGCCTTGTCAGAGATGGTTTGATGATCGTATGTGAAGAAGCGTTCCTCAATGGAATCCCAGAACAATTAAGCAAATGGGATCGTGTCAATGTATCTTTAGCACAAGCCTCACGACTGGCAACCAATGGATTACCAATCAACGAGACGACATATGTCACAGATCCAGAATTTACATTTATTGGGGAAGAATTAGAGAAGCGAGGCATCACCGTCGAGTATGTGGATTATAAACTGACTAGGATCTTTGGTGGTTCTTTCAGATGCAGTACACAACCTCTTTTAAGAAATTAAGATAAACCTAAAATATGAGAAAAGGCAGGCAATTGCAGAGATGGTAAAAATCACAAATTTTCGAGATATCGGTGGCATCAAAAATAGAAACGGAAAAGAAGTATTAACAAATGTTTTCTTGCGTTCAGGTGAATTGTCTAGTCTGACAGAAGAAGACGCAAGACGTTTAGAAACAACGTATCGATTAGGTAAAATCGTTGATCTGCGTGGCGAAGATGAAATCCAAGCTCGACCAGATAAAGCTGTTCCTCAGACGAAATATATCCATATCGACATTATGAAAGATGTAGTAGACGAAGGAGCTGGGCTGGAAGATTTTGTAAAAATCGGCTCACCAGAAAAAGCGGCGAACTACATGACAAAAATATATGAAGAGATTGCCTTGAATCCGACTTCTCAAAAAGGCTATGCCAGTTTTTTCCATGAGGCTCTTACTTTAGATCAAGAAGAAAGTCTTTTATTCCATTGTTTTGCCGGAAAAGATCGGACAGGGATTGCGGCTTTGCTATTGTTAGAGTCATTAGACGTGCCACGAAAAGCAATCTATGTGGATTATCTACGCACGAACGAATTACGTAAAGCAGAAAATGCCATGATCTTAGCACAGGCTAAAAAAGTCCACTTGAACGAAGAAAATCTAGCTGCTCTAGAAGTTGCATTGAACGTTGACAGCAGCTACTTGGATCGTTTTTATCAAGTCGTTGAAAAAGAGTATGGATCGATCCAAAAATACCTAAAGCAAGCCATTGGTATGGATCAGCTAAGTTTAGACACCTTCAATCATCAATTCCTTAAAGGGTAAATCTTTGTTTCGCAATCTTTCTAACTACGAACAGCTTACTTTTTGAGAATTAGTTGTAAGCGAACATATTATTGTATTTGCTGACCTAAAAATTAGGTCAGTTTTTTTGTGGATATAAAAAATAAACCTCTTATTTTAAAATAATAAAGGTATGGTTCAAGTAAAAAGATTTCTTAAACTAAATCATCTTACGTAAAAGAGCAAACCAACAGGAGCAAGCTGTTGGTTTGCTCTTTAATTTGTGCTAGAATAGTCGAATTTCTATTTAAGTATTCGTTTCAGTAATTTTAATGTCCGCTCATTATAAGGCGGAAATAATCCAGGAACATTGAATTTTGCTCTATTCTCATATACTCCTTTTTTATGAGAGAAGGTCAAGAAACTATACTTGCCATGATAACTACCAATACCAGATTCCCCCACTCCACCGAAAGGTAAATGATGGTTGGCAACATGCTTGAGAACATCATTGACAGTGACATTCCCTGAGGAAATTTCAGACATGATTTTCTCTTTATTCATGGTAGAAGTTGTAAAAAGATATAGCGCTAAAGGTTTTTCATACTGTTTGATTTGGGCGATCGCATCGTTGATGGTATCGAATGACAAGATGGGCAAAATCGGACCAAAGATCTCTTCTTGCATGCTTACTGCTTCATGAGAAGGAAGATCTAGTAAAGTCGGTTCAATGAATAAGTCCGCCCGATTCGTTTCACCACCAGCGATAACGAATGACTGATCTGCTTCCAACAACTTGTGTAGTCGCACAAAATGCCGATCATTGATGATTCGACCATAATCGGTATTATTTCTGATATCAGCACCATAAAACTCTTTGATAGCGGCCGTCATTTCTTTGATCAATGCCTCTTTTCGTTTATGGGACACTAAAACATAATCTGGTGCAATACAAGTTTGTCCGTTGTTCTGCAATTTCCCCCAAATGATACGCTTGGCTGCTAATTTCAGATTCGCGGTATCATCCACGACCACCGGACTTTTTCCACCTAATTCTAAAGTGACAGGAGTCAAGTGTTTGGCGGCTGCTTGCATCACGATTTTCCCAACAGGTACGCTACCAGTGAAGAAAATATAGTCGAAGCGTTGCGCAAGTAATTCAGTCGTTACATCCACACCACCCTCAACAGTGGTAATGTATTCTTTGGGGAAAATGGAGCGGATCAGTTTTGTCAAAACGTTGGACACATTAGGCGCTAATTCACTTGGTTTCAAAATTACCGTATTTCCCGCAGCGATTGCCCCAATCAGTGGCTCAATCGCTAAATGAAAAGGGTAATTGAAAGGAGCGATGATCAAGACTTGTCCGTAAGGCTCATAATCCAGATAGCTTTTCCCCCACATATAGATCGGTGTATGAACGGGTTGACGTTTGGCGAATTTCTTTAATTTTTTGATCATCATAGAAATACTTTGATAGACGACACCAATTTCAGTTACGTATGCTTCATGTGCTGGTTTTCGTAAATCTTTGTACAATGCTTGCGTTAATTCAATCTCGATTTCTTTCATTCCGTGTTTCAGTTTCGCTAATTGCGCCAAGCGAAAGTCGATCGATTTTGTTTGCCCAGTTGCGAAAAAGTGTTGTTGCTCTCTTAAAAGTTGATTGATCACTTGTATTCTCCTTTATGGTTGATTTGGCAGTCGTTGCTATAGCTCAATCATACGGGTATAAATTTGTACTTGTCAAATTGTTTTGTTTTTGGTTCGGTAAATGTATGAAGCGATTTCCTTTGCATTGACAGAGAGCTGGTTGAAGAACGTGAAACGAGCAAAAATTATGGAGAAACTAAAGATATAGTGACCATTTTTACGCTGTATATTGATCCAATATTATCGCTTAGGGAGGATCGTTTTATTTTTAGATTGAATGTATTTATTCTTACTTCTGGAAAATAAAATCAATAAATTCCCTTGATTTTAGAGAAATAAATAAATGGACAATAATTATTTTATCCGTTATTTTAAATAGTTTGATGGCTATAGGATGTTCGTTTTTTTATGCAAGGAGATAAGCTACTCGTAAAATAGGTTAATTATCTCAATTTTCATATTTTTTGAAGTGAAAGATACTTTTTTTGTGAGTATAGTTAGAGAATCAGGTATAACGAAAGAATGTTCATTAAAAATACATATAATAGAAATTGATTTTTAAAAATCCAAAAACTGATAATAACTAAACGAAAGTACATAAAATGTAAGCCTAAAGATTGTAGATTTTTGTTATGCATAGGCAGTAGCTGACTAGAGATAGAAATAAGGGGAATAAGATTATAAATAGCTTCTACCAGAAATTTTGATAAAGTTATTTTTTAGATTTTCCGCGAATTTATTATTAGTATTTCTCCATCATTTTTGTTATACATGTTTACAATCTATTTTTTAAGAATAGATAAAAAAAACAAACGGGGTGCTCAAATGCGAGAATTACAATTAAAGT from Enterococcus sp. DIV1094 includes these protein-coding regions:
- a CDS encoding aldehyde dehydrogenase, which translates into the protein MINQLLREQQHFFATGQTKSIDFRLAQLAKLKHGMKEIEIELTQALYKDLRKPAHEAYVTEIGVVYQSISMMIKKLKKFAKRQPVHTPIYMWGKSYLDYEPYGQVLIIAPFNYPFHLAIEPLIGAIAAGNTVILKPSELAPNVSNVLTKLIRSIFPKEYITTVEGGVDVTTELLAQRFDYIFFTGSVPVGKIVMQAAAKHLTPVTLELGGKSPVVVDDTANLKLAAKRIIWGKLQNNGQTCIAPDYVLVSHKRKEALIKEMTAAIKEFYGADIRNNTDYGRIINDRHFVRLHKLLEADQSFVIAGGETNRADLFIEPTLLDLPSHEAVSMQEEIFGPILPILSFDTINDAIAQIKQYEKPLALYLFTTSTMNKEKIMSEISSGNVTVNDVLKHVANHHLPFGGVGESGIGSYHGKYSFLTFSHKKGVYENRAKFNVPGLFPPYNERTLKLLKRILK
- a CDS encoding tyrosine-protein phosphatase, coding for MVKITNFRDIGGIKNRNGKEVLTNVFLRSGELSSLTEEDARRLETTYRLGKIVDLRGEDEIQARPDKAVPQTKYIHIDIMKDVVDEGAGLEDFVKIGSPEKAANYMTKIYEEIALNPTSQKGYASFFHEALTLDQEESLLFHCFAGKDRTGIAALLLLESLDVPRKAIYVDYLRTNELRKAENAMILAQAKKVHLNEENLAALEVALNVDSSYLDRFYQVVEKEYGSIQKYLKQAIGMDQLSLDTFNHQFLKG
- a CDS encoding glycoside hydrolase family 1 protein, with product MSFPKNFLWGGATAANQCEGAWDVDGKGDSISDHNRAGNRTMGKRRTFDLVIDETNHYYPSHTAIDFYHRYKEDIALFAEMGFKAYRLSIAWTRIFPNGDEEQPNEEGLKFYDEIFDELHKYGIEPIVTISHFELPFHLGKTYDGFLDKRTIEFYERYATTLFERYKNKVKYWLTFNEINFGVLEHGKQINGLFNRTYTETEKYQALHNVFLASARAVIAGHKINPDFQIGCMLAYITMYPKTCHPLDVLKTQQMNDRLNYFCGDVQVKGAYPYYMKRYFEKENIDVVITEEDLALLKEGVVDYYTFSYYMSTCIADDLNDRSDKSGGNLFGGVANEYLETSEWGWQVDAVGLRYTLNQIYSRYEIPVMVVENGLGAVDNIEPDGSIHDDYRIDYLAQHIHEMGKAIDDGVDLIGYTSWGCIDLISAGTGEMSKRYGFIYVDRDDEGNGTLARSPKKSFYWYQKVIATNGESVEMK
- a CDS encoding PTS sugar transporter subunit IIA encodes the protein MSKELVLVSHGQLCEGLKASTEMIMGPQAHIHTVPLLPEEGTEDFKEKFLSAVSSLEDYVVFCDLMGGTPANSIAQLIMEGESIELYAGMNMPMVIEFINSQMVGTQPEYVRSGAENILNVNQVIAVLAEEDE
- a CDS encoding dimethylarginine dimethylaminohydrolase family protein, whose product is MDHIFVKSEFAPLKRVVLAQSEFGFPTKELTGVDFLTEENQALFSGPEVMGKDFNEVFPEQQKAWEAERKNLQKVLEKYEVEVLIPRKLTTIEKELGNEYGYSNFFTRDPFFTIGDLLIEGSLKLAHRRNEILPIREILVNESNVNECLYFSIPKPDISQGIDSEQGPFLEGGDVLVLGKTIFAGNSGLASNTRGIQWLRNLVKRFDYEVIEVPLHPTILHLDCALSLVRDGLMIVCEEAFLNGIPEQLSKWDRVNVSLAQASRLATNGLPINETTYVTDPEFTFIGEELEKRGITVEYVDYKLTRIFGGSFRCSTQPLLRN